Proteins from one Telopea speciosissima isolate NSW1024214 ecotype Mountain lineage chromosome 1, Tspe_v1, whole genome shotgun sequence genomic window:
- the LOC122648838 gene encoding nuclear transcription factor Y subunit A-10-like, which yields MQTISAKQHHGGNFNNPIAQFSPVTSVPWWSALGSQPVYHGPSFGVKSLSVGPATGGDQIQAASRQVHRATDPAPQKENNNTSQFTIVSGDGKDSLKAQKVQQFPSIISRQSSLPEYQARVELGLAQPVICTNYPYMDQCYGVFTPYGAQTAGRMLLPLNMTTDDGPIYVNAKQYHGIIRRRQSRAKAEMENKVIKSRKPYLHESRHLHAMRRARGCGGRFLNKNAKSGKGGSDSCKAAEGQHSHSDGSPSSEVLQSDSGNLNSSKEASGGGSNLSVSDVTSVYSGDVNHFQIDHLRSATFRPFSNIMNSGQGINMPNKWVTADACCDLLKV from the exons ATGCAGACCATTTCTGCCAAACAACATCATGGAGGGAACTTCAACAATCCCATTGCTCAGTTTTCCCCAGTTACTTCTGTACCTTGGTGGAGCGCTCTTGGATCACAACCAGTCTACCATGGTCCGTCGTTTGGTGTGAAGTCACTATCGGTGGGCCCTGCAACTGGTGGAGACCAAATTCAAGCTGCTTCACGACAAGTACACCGTGCTACAGACCCTGCGCCGCAGAAGGAAAACAACAATACTTCTCAATTCACTATCGTTTCTG GTGATGGCAAAGACTCTTTGAAGGCCCAAAAAGTTCAGCAATTTCCTTCGATCATCTCTCGGCAATCATCTCTGCCCGAGTACCAAGCTCGCGTTGAACTAGGACTTGCTCAACCTGTG ATTTGCACGAATTATCCCTATATGGATCAATGTTATGGTGTGTTCACACCATATGGAGCTCAAACAGCG GGGCGCATGTTATTGCCGTTAAATATGACAACTGATGATGGACCTATTTATGTAAATGCTAAGCAGTACCATGGAATCATTAGGCGTAGGCAGTCTCGGGCAAAGGCTGAGATGGAGAATAAAGTGATCAAATCTCGGAAG CCATATCTGCATGAATCACGCCATCTCCATGCAATGCGTCGAGCAAGGGGATGCGGCGGCCGCTTCCTGAACAAGAATGCAAAAAGTGGGAAGGGTGGCAGTGATTCTTGCAAAGCAGCTGAGGGGCAACATTCGCATTCTGATGGCTCTCCAAGTTCTGAAGTTCTGCAATCTGACAGTGGTAATCTAAATTCATCAAAGGAGGCATCTGGTGGTGGATCAAATCTATCTGTGTCGGATGTTACTAGCGTGTACTCTGGAGATGTCAATCACTTTCAGATTGATCATCTCCGCTCAGCTACCTTCCGCCCTTTTTCAAACATTATGAATAGTGGGCAAGGTATCAATATGCCCAACAAGTGGGTTACAGCAGATGCCTGCTGTGACCTCCTCAAAGTTTGA